AACCAGCTGCACTTGAAGGTTTTGAACCTGATAATAATAACTGGGGTTGGAACTGGTTGGAGAGATGGATGGCTGTTCGCCCATGGGAGAATCGGTTCCTTGATATTAGTCTTAAAGATGGGGTTAAAGTTCATGAGAATGGAACAGCTGAAGGAAAGAGTGGAGTCGGTGGTACCAAAACTCAGACCAAACCCACTGGCAAGAAACCCATTTCGACGCTTCACTCCAATACCCTAATCCATAAATCAGTACTGTCAGTGTCTGATGGAAGTGGTTCCTCATCAAGCCGGTCCGTCAGTATGCaggcttcttctccttttccatCAGGCAAACCAAAACAAAAGCTATCAAGTGAGGAGGTTTATGGAGAAGCCACATCTCAAGCATCCAGATTTGGTGCTCGATCTTATAGCAATCCAATGGAGCGGCCCTCTCAATTGGAGTCACAGACTAAGAGGTTGTCCTTACCAAACAGTGGTAAGCTTGTTCCCAGCAACTTATCCTCCTTGCATGTTGTAATGTGCAATTCATTTGGCTTTATTGAATTAGACGTCATATAAAGGTTTACATGCATGTGGTTTACCTTTTCGACCACCTTTCTTAATAATATTCATCAGCATTGAGATAATGAGGCTGCTAAGTTTTATCTTTGTTCCTGAGAAATATGTTTTGTTGTTGGTGTCAAAAGTTGTTGAAGGCCTTGTGTATCAGTCCTATGCTTCTGGTTAAGGTAGCTGTAGAGGTAAAATTGCTTGATTGCTTGAGCCTTACTCTCATTTCCATTTTTATTGTTAAATTATATCTGACAGTCCTATTCTCTAATCGACCTCCTTCAATTCAATAAATTTCCATGGTAACTTTGAAATCTACAAAGATACGACAACCTTGAACCCTTGAACCTTTGAAATTGCTTCAAAGATATAATTTAGAtgaaatgatgaaaaaaaaaggattaaagTTATCTAGAAGACTAGGAGGGATGAGGGTCTAGGAGAGAAGGTGAGGAATTTCAAAATGGTTTCTACAAGAATGAAAGGGGTGTGCATGAAATGTGATTTGCTAATTCAGGGAATGGCACACAAATACAAAGACTTGAGGGAATAGTTTGCAAATCCTATATGTACCAAGGGTTCGACATGCAAAGAACACTTCAAACTTAATTTAGTGAGGACAGATGTTCAAACCTCTGAAGGTAATTTCTTGTTTGATGCTTGGCTTTTTGGCTAATATGTGTTTGGTTCGATCAGTTTGATTCTTCAATGCTTTTCATGCAGAACCTGAATCAACTGTTTTGTAAGTTTGGATCTTGATATCAATATGTTACTGATGATATCAAGCAGGTTTAGGCGGAATGGGAAAACCCACTACAAATAAAGTTGCAGTGAACCGGTCAGCAACTCGGAAGCCCCTTAAAGGTGCACAAAAGTCGGAGACGAAACACCATCAGAATCCGAAGGATCCAGCTTCGAAGAGAGCCGAAGTGCAGATATGAGAAGctattttgaattaattttacTTGTTGTTTTAGTAGCTGATCCTTCGATTTGCCACTGCCAAATCAAATGCTCCGTCTGTAAATATTCTACATGATCTTGGTCAGGTAGGTTAATGGTCCTATTACTCTTTGTACATCTCTATCTTCTGGATGCTGAAAGTTGAAGAGTGGTGCTAGTCCTCGATGATAGGAGTGGATCATTCTGTTGTGTTATTATTTGGTACCTGTTTATTACTGTTGTGTTTCGAGTATGTAATGGTCACTTGTATGACTACTGTCGAGAGGCTGTCAATGTGTCTGAATCACTTAAATTGTGGGAAATGTAATGGTTATGTTTTGGATGTATCGAGTGCCATCGCCCTCATAGATGATACTATTTCCTGAGAACCATTTTAACATAGTTGAGCAGCCAAGTTTTTGCTGTGCACTTTGCTCAATAAAATCTTGAGCAATAGCCATCTCCTGGGATGCTCAATATAATAGTTTACGATACCTTGCtcaggatttttattttctatttttcgtGTGTTTCTCATGCATCATAGATATCATGACTCAGAATGTGGTACTTTTTTAGGATTTATATTTTACGATaccctgcttcttcttcttcttcctctgtctctttgttttttcttcttcctcctctctcatgATAGAATGATATAATAGTACATGTTGTGGATATGGATATGAATGAACTCATACAAGTTGTCATGGTCTAGTACAGGTCTAATATACAAAATTACATTCCATGGTCAATCTCTTAATGAGATGTCAAATTTATGAGGATCAAACATACAGAGTCCTTTCGAATACAGACAGCATACCAATTTATAAggatatttccaaactcagaaacaTACATACGTAAAAACCTCATACGATGTCAATGTTGTTTTAATTGGTTAAGGTACTTTGGGGTGACGCCTTCACATCTACTCGTTGCCCTTTTTCTAATCTCTCGATATCTAAATGTTTTGATCAATCTCACTGTTCAAGAAAGACA
Above is a genomic segment from Musa acuminata AAA Group cultivar baxijiao chromosome BXJ3-4, Cavendish_Baxijiao_AAA, whole genome shotgun sequence containing:
- the LOC135586179 gene encoding protein IQ-DOMAIN 5-like isoform X3, producing the protein MGISAKWFRSLVGIRKQEKFQHPENVENARRALRALKGLVRLQALVRGHAVRKQAAITLRCMQALVRVQARVRARRVRMALESQMGRQEVQEQQPYEARVREIEEGWCDSVGSVEEIQAKLLKRQEAAAKRERAMAYALTHQWQAGPRKPAALEGFEPDNNNWGWNWLERWMAVRPWENRFLDISLKDGVKVHENGTAEGKSGVGGTKTQTKPTGKKPISTLHSNTLIHKSVLSVSDGSGSSSSRSVSMQASSPFPSGKPKQKLSSEEVYGEATSQASRFGARSYSNPMERPSQLESQTKRLSLPNSAGLGGMGKPTTNKVAVNRSATRKPLKGAQKSETKHHQNPKDPASKRAEVQI